A region from the Candidatus Limnocylindrales bacterium genome encodes:
- the purH gene encoding bifunctional phosphoribosylaminoimidazolecarboxamide formyltransferase/IMP cyclohydrolase, translating to MSTMIKTALLSVSDKTGLVELASALDELGVKILSTGGTAAVLRGAGIGVVEVSEHTGSPEIMDGRVKTLHPRIHGGILARREDPSHVRQMAEQAIEPIDLVCVNLYPFAEVTARGCTYEEAIENIDIGGPSMVRSAAKNHADVVVLVDPADYARIIEELRGSGQIALATRKELARKAYAATAAYDGMIADWLGRQSGAAAAEFGPTLHQQWLLVQGLRYGENPHQRAAFYKAPRIEGPSVAAARVLAGKELSYNNIVDADAALQLVMEFEEPVCVAIKHTNPCGVAVAAGAREAFDKARRCDPVSIFGGIVGFNREVDLATAEAMKDVFLEIILAPSFTPEALELYASNKKLAGVRLLQVDSRADGGDDALDMKRVLGGLLVQTRDLQDSAAAQCRVATRRAPTAMELRALDFAWKVCKHAKSNTIVLANEDHVVGVGAGQMSRVDSARLAVARAREHGLSLEGCVVASDAFFPFRDGLDVCAAAGARAVIQPGGSLRDAEVIAAADEHGMAMVLTGVRHFRH from the coding sequence ATGAGCACGATGATCAAGACGGCGCTTCTCAGCGTCAGCGACAAGACGGGACTGGTCGAGCTTGCCAGCGCGCTCGACGAGCTGGGCGTCAAGATCCTGTCCACCGGCGGCACCGCGGCCGTGCTTCGAGGTGCCGGCATCGGCGTCGTCGAGGTCAGCGAACACACGGGCTCGCCCGAGATCATGGATGGCCGCGTCAAGACGCTGCATCCCAGGATCCACGGCGGGATCCTGGCGCGCCGCGAAGACCCCTCGCACGTGCGGCAGATGGCCGAGCAGGCCATCGAGCCCATCGACCTGGTCTGCGTCAATCTCTATCCGTTCGCCGAGGTCACCGCGCGCGGGTGCACCTACGAGGAGGCCATCGAGAACATCGACATCGGCGGGCCGTCCATGGTGCGCTCGGCAGCCAAGAATCACGCGGACGTCGTGGTGCTGGTGGATCCGGCGGATTATGCCCGCATCATCGAGGAGCTGCGTGGCAGCGGCCAGATCGCGCTGGCCACGCGCAAGGAGCTGGCGCGCAAGGCCTATGCGGCCACGGCCGCCTATGACGGCATGATCGCCGACTGGCTCGGTCGCCAGAGCGGCGCCGCCGCCGCCGAGTTCGGTCCGACCCTGCATCAGCAGTGGCTGCTCGTGCAGGGGCTGCGCTACGGCGAGAACCCGCACCAGCGTGCCGCCTTCTACAAGGCGCCCAGGATCGAAGGCCCGTCGGTGGCCGCCGCGCGCGTCCTGGCCGGCAAGGAGCTCTCCTACAACAACATCGTCGATGCGGATGCGGCGCTCCAGCTCGTGATGGAGTTCGAGGAGCCCGTGTGCGTGGCCATCAAGCATACCAATCCGTGCGGCGTGGCGGTGGCCGCCGGCGCCCGCGAGGCCTTCGACAAGGCGCGCCGCTGCGATCCGGTCTCGATCTTCGGCGGCATCGTCGGCTTCAACCGCGAGGTCGATCTCGCCACGGCCGAGGCGATGAAGGACGTCTTCCTCGAGATCATCCTGGCGCCCTCGTTCACGCCCGAGGCGCTCGAGCTGTACGCATCGAACAAGAAGCTGGCCGGCGTGAGGCTGCTGCAGGTGGATTCGCGGGCCGACGGCGGCGACGACGCGCTCGACATGAAACGCGTGCTCGGCGGCCTGCTGGTGCAGACGCGCGATCTGCAGGACTCGGCGGCCGCGCAGTGCAGGGTCGCGACGCGGCGTGCGCCGACGGCGATGGAGCTGCGCGCGCTCGATTTTGCCTGGAAGGTCTGCAAGCACGCCAAATCCAACACGATCGTGCTTGCGAACGAGGACCACGTGGTAGGCGTCGGCGCCGGCCAGATGAGCCGCGTCGACTCGGCGCGCCTGGCGGTGGCTCGCGCGCGCGAGCACGGGCTGAGCCTCGAAGGCTGCGTGGTGGCGTCCGACGCGTTCTTCCCTTTCCGAGACGGGTTGGACGTCTGCGCGGCCGCCGGCGCGCGTGCCGTCATCCAGCCCGGCGGCAGCCTGCGCGACGCCGAAGTCATCGCGGCTGCCGACGAGCATGGAATGGCCATGGTGCTGACCGGCGTGCGCCACTTCCGGCATTGA
- the alr gene encoding alanine racemase: protein MAARAAPSSLPVARIDRSALIRNFGEVRRLVGPGVRVLAMIKSDAYGHGARGCADALLGAGCRAFGVVTVAEAAELAPHVHAIAPDARVVIFGGILAQDARMAVEAGAEVATQEIAVVQALGAAAAAVGREAAVHIKIDTGMHRLGIAPGDAVSFAAAAAKVRGVRLTAICSHFAQAESVTGEVTFGQLEHLLAADQALQAAGFSLERHMANSAAILTRKEAHLDMVRPGIMLYGIHPDPCLRDRASLTPVMTLEAAVVRVAWIAAGEGISYGHTYRTSSDTKVATVRCGYADGYPRHLSNRGMVMVAGTVAPVIGRVCMDHTMVDVTAIDDVAVGDRVVMWGHSPSVEEMAERAGTIGYELVARLGKRVERIFE from the coding sequence ATGGCCGCACGAGCGGCTCCCTCCAGTCTCCCCGTCGCACGCATCGATCGCAGCGCGCTCATCCGCAACTTCGGCGAGGTGCGCCGCCTCGTCGGCCCCGGCGTCCGCGTGCTCGCGATGATCAAGTCCGACGCGTACGGTCACGGAGCCAGGGGCTGCGCCGACGCACTGCTTGGTGCCGGCTGCCGCGCGTTTGGCGTGGTCACCGTCGCCGAGGCTGCCGAACTGGCGCCGCACGTTCACGCCATCGCCCCCGATGCGCGCGTCGTGATCTTCGGGGGCATCCTTGCGCAGGACGCGCGCATGGCCGTGGAGGCCGGCGCCGAGGTGGCCACACAGGAGATCGCGGTGGTGCAGGCGCTCGGCGCGGCGGCCGCTGCGGTGGGCCGCGAGGCCGCCGTGCACATCAAGATCGATACCGGGATGCACCGCCTCGGCATCGCTCCGGGCGATGCCGTCTCCTTCGCCGCGGCGGCGGCCAAGGTCCGCGGCGTGCGTCTGACGGCCATATGCTCGCATTTCGCGCAGGCGGAGTCCGTCACCGGCGAGGTCACCTTCGGGCAGCTCGAGCACCTGCTGGCTGCCGATCAGGCGCTGCAGGCGGCCGGGTTTTCGCTGGAGCGGCACATGGCCAACAGCGCCGCCATCCTGACCCGCAAGGAAGCACACCTGGACATGGTGCGGCCCGGGATCATGCTCTACGGTATCCATCCCGACCCGTGCCTGCGCGACCGCGCCTCGCTGACGCCGGTGATGACGCTGGAGGCGGCGGTCGTGCGCGTGGCCTGGATCGCGGCCGGCGAAGGCATCAGCTACGGCCACACCTATCGCACCAGCAGCGATACGAAGGTGGCGACGGTGCGGTGCGGCTACGCCGACGGCTATCCGCGCCACCTGAGCAATCGCGGCATGGTGATGGTGGCGGGAACGGTTGCGCCGGTGATCGGCCGGGTTTGCATGGACCATACGATGGTGGACGTCACCGCCATCGACGACGTCGCGGTCGGCGACCGCGTGGTGATGTGGGGACATTCACCGAGCGTCGAGGAGATGGCCGAGCGCGCCGGAACGATCGGCTATGAGCTGGTGGCGCGCCTCGGCAAGCGCGTCGAGCGGATCTTCGAATAG